One window of Pseudomonas sp. FP198 genomic DNA carries:
- a CDS encoding transporter substrate-binding domain-containing protein produces MLFERSPVKHLLPVLLGALASLAAVDIAQADATLEKIEQRHELVVGVLLSGGPFGGIDPATQKPRGLNVDLAQELGRQLGAEVQLVPVLPANRVQFLQQGKVDLLIANMEWTTERGEILGFVPTPFYQVGGTAAVLKDSQISRWEDLKNQPVCTSQGSSYIKPLTELGVQIKAFKSSSESLLALRGNNCVAAVHDATLINPLIADNAEWQGYRALSPELNPAPSVIWTRKGENDTQARLDPIIKQLHRSGWLIDAQTRNRITPASPALVELQKQFQANGA; encoded by the coding sequence ATGTTGTTCGAGCGCTCACCTGTCAAACATCTCCTGCCTGTATTGCTGGGCGCCTTGGCCTCGTTGGCAGCTGTCGACATTGCCCAGGCCGACGCTACCCTGGAGAAGATCGAGCAGCGCCACGAGTTGGTGGTCGGCGTGCTGCTGTCCGGTGGCCCGTTTGGCGGCATCGATCCCGCTACCCAGAAACCTCGCGGACTCAACGTTGACCTCGCCCAGGAACTGGGCCGGCAACTCGGCGCCGAGGTGCAACTGGTGCCGGTCTTGCCCGCCAACCGCGTGCAGTTCCTGCAACAGGGCAAAGTCGATCTGTTGATCGCCAACATGGAATGGACCACCGAGCGCGGTGAAATCCTCGGATTCGTGCCTACGCCGTTCTACCAAGTCGGCGGCACCGCGGCGGTGCTCAAGGACAGCCAGATCAGCCGCTGGGAAGACCTGAAAAATCAACCGGTATGCACTTCCCAGGGCAGCAGCTACATCAAGCCGCTCACCGAGCTGGGCGTGCAGATCAAGGCCTTCAAGAGCTCCTCGGAATCGCTGCTGGCGTTACGGGGCAACAACTGCGTTGCCGCCGTGCATGACGCCACGTTGATCAATCCGCTGATCGCCGACAACGCCGAGTGGCAGGGCTACCGCGCCCTGAGCCCGGAGCTGAACCCGGCCCCCTCGGTGATCTGGACGCGCAAGGGCGAAAACGATACCCAGGCCAGGCTCGATCCGATCATCAAGCAATTGCACCGCAGCGGCTGGTTGATCGACGCCCAGACCCGTAATCGCATCACCCCGGCGTCACCCGCCTTGGTCGAGTTGCAAAAGCAGTTCCAGGCCAACGGCGCCTGA
- a CDS encoding LysR substrate-binding domain-containing protein: MATLDLELLRTFIAVVDHHSFAEAGAQLARTQSSVTQHMQRLEQQVGVTLFEKRGRQKQLTEAGQQLLRHARQMLSLNDDALNSLRESSLSGVLRIGSPHDIADTILPPILSHIARSAPRLRLEIDVGRSPFLMDDLHRGKVDMVISTRQDPNLEGFALRTSPVWWICSAQYLHNPGEPLPLILVDEPSIYRRYALEALERANIPWRQAYLASNLIGIKAATRAGLGVTPRSMEMLGPDMRVLGENDGLPRLPDVTYYLWIRPNTVNALVRRAYELIRNNQGH, from the coding sequence ATGGCGACCCTGGATCTCGAATTGCTGCGCACCTTCATCGCCGTGGTCGACCACCATAGCTTTGCCGAAGCCGGCGCCCAACTGGCCCGCACGCAATCATCGGTCACCCAGCATATGCAGCGCCTGGAACAGCAGGTCGGGGTCACGTTGTTCGAAAAACGTGGCCGGCAAAAGCAGCTCACCGAAGCGGGCCAGCAGTTGCTGCGGCACGCGCGGCAGATGCTATCGCTCAACGACGATGCGCTCAATTCCCTGCGCGAAAGCAGCCTGAGCGGTGTATTGCGTATCGGCTCGCCCCACGATATTGCTGACACGATCCTGCCGCCGATCCTCAGCCACATCGCCCGCTCGGCCCCGCGCCTGCGCCTGGAAATCGATGTCGGCCGCAGCCCGTTCCTGATGGACGACCTGCATCGCGGCAAGGTCGACATGGTCATTTCCACCCGCCAGGATCCGAACCTTGAAGGCTTCGCCTTGCGCACCTCACCGGTGTGGTGGATCTGCTCGGCGCAGTACCTCCACAATCCCGGCGAACCGCTGCCGCTGATCCTCGTGGATGAGCCGAGCATCTATCGACGCTATGCCCTCGAAGCCCTTGAGCGCGCCAATATTCCCTGGCGCCAGGCCTACCTGGCCTCGAACCTGATCGGCATCAAGGCCGCCACCCGCGCCGGCCTGGGCGTCACGCCCCGCAGCATGGAAATGCTCGGCCCGGACATGCGGGTGCTCGGCGAGAACGATGGGCTGCCGCGACTGCCGGATGTGACCTATTACCTGTGGATCCGGCCGAATACCGTCAACGCACTGGTGCGTCGGGCTTATGAGCTGATCAGGAACAATCAGGGGCATTGA